A section of the Pseudomonas tritici genome encodes:
- a CDS encoding HNH endonuclease, whose amino-acid sequence MPLRPQKPCSAQGCRALTRNPRYCDEHADLAKAAAAKVADKKRESSSQRGYGYKWQQASKGFLARHPLCAEHDRRGEVVAATDVDHVTPHKGDMVLFWDRNNWQSLCHSCHSTKTASEDGGWGNPSRKSCKMQCK is encoded by the coding sequence ATGCCACTAAGACCACAGAAGCCTTGCAGTGCTCAAGGGTGCAGGGCGCTCACCCGCAACCCTCGCTACTGCGATGAGCACGCCGATCTCGCGAAGGCAGCAGCTGCCAAGGTGGCTGACAAGAAGCGTGAGAGCAGTAGTCAGCGAGGCTATGGCTACAAGTGGCAGCAGGCGAGCAAGGGATTCCTAGCCCGCCATCCGTTGTGTGCTGAGCATGATCGGCGAGGCGAGGTGGTCGCGGCCACTGATGTCGACCACGTCACCCCACACAAGGGCGACATGGTGCTTTTCTGGGATCGAAACAACTGGCAGTCGCTGTGCCACAGCTGCCACAGCACGAAAACAGCGTCTGAAGACGGTGGTTGGGGCAATCCAAGCAGAAAATCGTGCAAAATGCAGTGTAAATAG
- a CDS encoding phage holin, lambda family: MPEKNPDFWAQVWLVLSNPLWQGAIMAFTITLLRVLYDAKEPNYWRTLFEALLCGALSLSASSIIEWVEWPPSLSVAAGGAIGFIGVTAIRDLIIRFLGRKADSA; the protein is encoded by the coding sequence ATGCCTGAGAAAAACCCTGACTTCTGGGCCCAGGTCTGGCTAGTCCTCTCCAATCCGCTGTGGCAGGGCGCAATCATGGCCTTCACGATCACGCTGTTGCGCGTGCTGTACGACGCCAAAGAGCCGAACTACTGGCGCACCTTGTTCGAGGCGCTGCTCTGTGGGGCCTTGAGCCTGTCAGCAAGCAGCATCATCGAATGGGTGGAGTGGCCGCCCAGTCTTTCAGTGGCCGCCGGTGGCGCCATTGGCTTCATCGGTGTGACGGCGATCCGTGACCTGATCATCCGGTTCCTGGGCAGAAAGGCGGATTCGGCATGA